CAGGACCTGACCGGTGTATTTCTCAAAGACAATTACGCGCTTGACAAACGAATGGAACGCCCACTGTTTTCGACCATCTCCGAAGGGGAGATACGCGGACTGGTAAAAACCTGGAAGTGGGGCGACGCCAAGAAGAAGGCGTTGGATGAATTGCTCTCCGAACTTGTCCGGCTTGAGGCCGGTTTGTCGGAAGTCGTCTTGGCGTACGCGGACCTGTACTTTGAAGATCA
The DNA window shown above is from Planctomycetia bacterium and carries:
- a CDS encoding type II toxin-antitoxin system VapC family toxin, producing the protein MSISNTDLLVLDTNILVHWVRQDLTGVFLKDNYALDKRMERPLFSTISEGEIRGLVKTWKWGDAKKKALDELLSELVRLEAGLSEVVLAYADLYFEDQRQGKNTGQNDLWIAASARATNSVLMTCDDDFLWMSPSLVRVEHIPQVK